A window of Zavarzinella sp. contains these coding sequences:
- a CDS encoding DUF1552 domain-containing protein, which produces MIHRREMLQGAAAGVVLSQLNLASNCFGASSTTSGPKRVVFFMQNQGFDPLTCIPEGMKRSGSLAKAKLPEPIDPLEPYKDRLHIINGLHGLHTSPSHSAFFGALGGYRGSDGVPPSGPTIDYELSKLLPETLLPHLCIGMDSLENMSAKPTIATLSARGAGQPIFMHSNPNHLYQMLYGGISQGEIRQKHEVQSSMFNQIENLAASKGMALPTADSQRYGQYVQGFKDINGLRDRLAQVSDHLKKFAPTVDERYSKPKFETDWHDALLDLGISALTSGTSNVLTIGSGRGEIFGSWKGLGIEKQGHNLGHMKQPGDPIWIKIRQYNSRMLVRMMQALEKIPEGRGTMMDNTLIVYTSNNADSQHTSGANWPVMLLGNFDGRLKTGCFTQLDGKRPINALYATILRAIGHNVDRFNMDDKLASKFDSGTGPIKELLV; this is translated from the coding sequence ATGATTCATCGTCGAGAGATGCTGCAAGGGGCTGCTGCTGGTGTGGTTCTTAGCCAGCTTAACCTTGCAAGCAACTGTTTTGGTGCATCCAGCACCACCAGTGGGCCGAAGCGGGTGGTGTTTTTTATGCAGAATCAGGGTTTTGACCCGCTGACCTGTATCCCGGAAGGAATGAAACGCAGTGGATCGCTGGCGAAAGCAAAGCTGCCCGAGCCAATTGATCCACTGGAGCCGTACAAGGATCGGTTACACATTATTAATGGACTGCATGGCTTGCACACGAGCCCATCCCACAGTGCCTTTTTTGGTGCGTTAGGTGGGTATCGCGGGAGTGATGGTGTGCCGCCCAGCGGCCCCACGATCGATTATGAACTCAGTAAGCTGCTGCCGGAAACATTGCTGCCCCACCTGTGCATCGGCATGGATTCGTTAGAGAACATGTCGGCAAAGCCCACCATTGCAACCTTGTCTGCACGTGGGGCTGGCCAGCCAATTTTCATGCACTCGAATCCCAACCACCTGTACCAGATGCTGTACGGTGGGATTTCTCAGGGCGAAATCCGCCAGAAGCACGAAGTTCAATCGAGCATGTTCAACCAGATCGAAAATCTGGCTGCCAGCAAAGGAATGGCGTTGCCCACTGCGGATTCGCAACGTTATGGACAGTATGTGCAGGGATTCAAAGATATCAACGGCCTGCGGGACCGACTTGCCCAGGTTTCAGACCATTTGAAAAAGTTTGCCCCCACCGTCGATGAACGATATTCCAAGCCGAAATTCGAAACCGACTGGCATGATGCGCTGTTGGATTTGGGTATTTCAGCATTAACTTCCGGCACCAGCAATGTGCTGACCATTGGCTCCGGACGTGGGGAAATCTTCGGTTCCTGGAAAGGGCTGGGAATTGAAAAACAAGGTCATAATCTTGGCCACATGAAGCAGCCTGGTGATCCGATCTGGATCAAAATTCGCCAGTACAATTCCCGCATGCTGGTTCGGATGATGCAGGCACTGGAAAAAATACCTGAAGGTCGTGGGACAATGATGGACAATACCCTCATTGTCTACACCAGTAATAATGCCGATTCGCAGCACACCAGCGGTGCCAACTGGCCTGTCATGCTGCTGGGCAACTTCGATGGCCGCCTGAAAACAGGTTGTTTCACCCAACTGGATGGCAAACGGCCGATCAATGCCCTGTATGCCACCATTCTGCGGGCGATTGGTCATAATGTCGATCGCTTCAATATGGACGACAAACTCGCCAGCAAGTTTGACAGTGGCACTGGTCCCATCAAGGAACTTCTGGTATGA
- a CDS encoding YHS domain-containing protein → MKFILGVAAICLLFPWAASAETPPVRDAFAPLQGLIGTWKGTGYPEGTREEKQAGQWQETIQFIWKFTKAGAWVELKADNSKLLSSGKIERTNDGKSLQLTLTTPTKETQIFEISVEAKKINCQRKLGDGTYERLVFTALHDNRLLYRKEVAKLPTATGLTTHRVGLLKDGEPFVVVGNSTTECIVSGGKGTSTVTYMGKTYYVCCSGCRDEFNENPKRYVDEWEARQKKK, encoded by the coding sequence ATGAAATTTATCCTTGGTGTGGCAGCCATTTGCCTACTCTTTCCGTGGGCGGCATCTGCTGAAACGCCACCCGTTCGCGATGCTTTTGCCCCGCTTCAGGGCCTGATTGGAACCTGGAAAGGAACTGGTTATCCGGAAGGCACCCGTGAAGAAAAACAGGCCGGGCAGTGGCAGGAAACCATTCAGTTCATCTGGAAATTCACCAAAGCAGGTGCTTGGGTGGAACTGAAAGCTGATAACAGCAAACTACTTTCCAGTGGGAAAATCGAACGCACCAATGATGGAAAAAGTCTGCAACTGACATTGACAACACCCACCAAAGAGACGCAGATTTTTGAAATTTCGGTTGAGGCCAAAAAAATCAATTGTCAGCGAAAATTAGGTGATGGCACGTACGAACGCCTGGTATTTACCGCACTGCACGACAATCGCCTGCTGTATCGAAAAGAAGTAGCCAAACTGCCCACTGCAACCGGACTGACCACCCACCGCGTGGGGCTGTTGAAAGACGGCGAGCCATTCGTTGTGGTGGGTAACAGCACCACGGAATGCATTGTCAGTGGGGGCAAAGGCACCTCGACCGTCACGTACATGGGGAAAACCTATTATGTGTGCTGTTCCGGCTGCCGCGACGAGTTTAATGAGAATCCGAAACGCTACGTCGACGAGTGGGAAGCCCGCCAGAAGAAAAAATGA
- a CDS encoding TIGR02996 domain-containing protein — protein sequence MFLSRHEAMLQAIVVQPNDDSLRLIYSDFLEDDGDFERAQLIRIQVEMRQLGPKDPKFPHLRQLEQALIRKNDVRWKSELPQFRGIEYENFESGLISSVRVQDPEMFLLNYEKILNAAPIQEISGHRFRPDWLGTLVALPEFARIRRLDLSDGNRIGNLGLQEIVDSPHSRQLTSLKLDNNNIGPGGLTALAQRGNFPHLTVLSLDRNALFADGLQQLAQATGLSSLKWLSMAWTQIDSTAMQALAEAPFHLRTLYASGNNISDAGWRMYAYSEAASELENLYLERTLIGDDAANALADSPRLQHLHGVYLRGNRITDLGATAIIESPHLQEIEEIILGDNAISAAMHDPLKQRFGRRVQIY from the coding sequence ATGTTTCTTTCGCGACATGAGGCGATGTTGCAGGCAATTGTGGTGCAGCCCAACGATGATTCTCTTCGGCTGATCTATTCCGATTTTCTGGAAGACGATGGCGACTTCGAACGGGCACAATTGATCCGAATTCAGGTTGAAATGCGGCAACTTGGCCCAAAAGACCCGAAATTTCCCCACCTGAGGCAACTGGAACAGGCTCTGATCCGCAAAAATGATGTACGGTGGAAAAGCGAATTGCCCCAGTTTCGCGGGATCGAATATGAAAACTTCGAATCAGGCCTGATTTCCAGCGTGCGGGTACAGGATCCAGAAATGTTTCTGCTGAATTATGAGAAAATTCTGAATGCCGCACCGATTCAGGAGATCAGTGGGCATCGATTCCGCCCTGATTGGCTTGGTACACTGGTGGCACTGCCGGAATTTGCCCGCATCCGACGACTGGATCTTTCAGATGGTAACCGAATTGGCAACCTCGGCTTACAGGAAATCGTCGACTCACCCCACAGTCGGCAACTCACTTCGTTGAAACTGGATAACAACAATATCGGTCCCGGTGGGCTGACCGCACTGGCCCAGCGGGGCAATTTCCCCCACCTGACGGTGTTGTCGCTCGATCGGAATGCCTTGTTTGCGGACGGTTTACAACAACTGGCACAGGCAACAGGACTGTCCAGCCTGAAGTGGCTATCGATGGCGTGGACCCAGATCGACAGTACGGCAATGCAGGCACTTGCCGAAGCACCCTTTCACCTGCGAACGCTCTATGCCTCTGGGAACAATATTTCGGATGCAGGCTGGCGGATGTATGCCTATTCCGAAGCCGCCAGCGAGTTGGAAAACCTGTACCTGGAACGGACCTTGATTGGTGATGATGCTGCAAACGCGTTAGCAGATTCCCCACGTTTGCAGCACCTGCATGGGGTTTATCTGCGTGGCAACCGAATCACCGATCTGGGGGCAACAGCAATCATCGAATCGCCCCACCTTCAGGAAATTGAAGAGATCATTCTGGGTGACAACGCCATCAGTGCGGCGATGCACGACCCACTGAAACAGCGCTTCGGCCGCAGAGTACAGATATATTAA
- the htpG gene encoding molecular chaperone HtpG yields MSAEQMEFRTELKQLLHLITHSLYSNREIFLRELISNASDAINKLRFDAIANEAALEGNADWKIKITTDPANSTLTISDSGVGMNRQDAIEHLGTIAKSGTKAFLENLKAAQQATEPDLIGQFGVGFYSAFMVADKVTVHSRKAGEPGTGIRWESDGQGSFSIEDAPREQRGTDVILHLKEDAKEFLDSYRIRHLVKQFSDFIEHPIVMDETTKAEDGTETTEEETINARRALWLQQPREITAEEYNGFYKTLTNDFNDPIKVIHYNKEGKSDYRVLAFIPKEKPFSFTWEDPKGMKLYVQRVQIMESCDGLLPNYLRFVRGVVDSNDLPLNISRELLQSNPVLERIQKDLVRQIIEALEFLKGDQFDAYLHFYKDYSPALKEAAVQDYTNREKFSDLLLFESTKTEEGKYTTLSEYVERMPADQKEIYYLIGEEKNIIENSPLLESFKSKGWEVLLLTETIDEYLMPSMGKFRDKELKAIDRADTTAAEDPAIPREDEFKNFLEYLKSILPQVEDVKLSKRLKESPSCLIAGKNGMTPAYEKLMQRMGRATEPAKRILEINAENPVINKIKGMFEQNPHDPLVESCSRLVYEQAVIAEGSTLSDPAGFARRLNQLIVLMAPTVGENQV; encoded by the coding sequence ATGTCTGCGGAGCAGATGGAATTTCGGACCGAATTGAAGCAATTGCTGCACTTAATCACCCACTCACTGTATTCGAATCGGGAAATCTTTCTGCGTGAATTGATCAGCAACGCCAGCGATGCGATCAATAAGCTGCGATTCGATGCCATTGCCAATGAGGCAGCACTGGAAGGGAATGCGGACTGGAAAATCAAAATCACCACCGATCCAGCCAACAGCACGTTAACGATTTCTGATAGTGGCGTGGGGATGAATCGGCAGGATGCCATCGAGCACCTGGGCACGATCGCCAAATCGGGCACTAAGGCGTTTCTGGAAAACCTGAAAGCCGCCCAACAGGCAACTGAGCCGGATCTGATCGGCCAATTCGGCGTGGGCTTTTACTCCGCCTTTATGGTGGCAGACAAGGTTACGGTGCATTCCCGCAAAGCGGGCGAACCGGGCACAGGTATTCGCTGGGAATCGGATGGTCAGGGGAGCTTTTCGATTGAGGATGCCCCACGCGAACAACGTGGGACCGATGTGATTCTGCATTTGAAAGAAGATGCCAAAGAATTTCTGGACAGCTATCGAATCCGCCACCTGGTGAAGCAGTTTTCAGACTTTATCGAACATCCCATTGTGATGGATGAAACTACCAAGGCGGAAGACGGTACCGAAACCACGGAAGAAGAGACAATTAATGCTCGGCGAGCATTATGGTTGCAGCAACCTCGTGAAATCACCGCAGAAGAGTACAACGGCTTTTACAAAACACTGACCAACGATTTTAACGACCCGATTAAGGTCATCCATTACAACAAAGAAGGCAAAAGCGATTACCGCGTCCTGGCCTTCATTCCCAAGGAAAAACCATTTTCCTTTACCTGGGAAGATCCGAAAGGGATGAAGTTATATGTGCAGCGGGTGCAGATTATGGAATCGTGCGATGGGCTGCTGCCCAACTATCTGCGCTTTGTCCGGGGGGTGGTTGATTCGAACGATCTCCCGCTGAATATTTCGCGTGAACTGCTGCAATCCAATCCTGTACTGGAGCGTATTCAGAAAGATCTGGTGCGACAAATTATCGAAGCACTGGAATTTTTGAAAGGCGACCAGTTCGATGCCTACCTGCACTTTTACAAAGATTATTCTCCTGCGTTGAAAGAAGCGGCAGTTCAGGATTACACCAATCGCGAAAAATTCAGTGATTTACTGCTGTTTGAATCTACCAAAACGGAAGAAGGCAAATACACCACATTATCTGAATATGTCGAGCGAATGCCCGCGGATCAGAAAGAGATCTATTACCTGATTGGCGAAGAAAAAAACATCATTGAAAACTCTCCCCTGCTGGAAAGCTTCAAGAGTAAGGGTTGGGAAGTGCTGCTGCTGACAGAAACAATCGATGAATACCTGATGCCCTCCATGGGCAAGTTCCGCGACAAGGAACTGAAGGCGATTGACCGGGCAGATACCACCGCAGCAGAAGATCCGGCGATCCCACGTGAGGACGAGTTTAAAAACTTCCTGGAATATCTGAAAAGTATTCTGCCCCAGGTGGAGGATGTGAAACTTTCCAAGCGTTTAAAAGAAAGCCCCTCGTGCCTGATTGCGGGTAAAAATGGGATGACACCCGCTTACGAAAAGCTGATGCAGCGGATGGGTCGTGCCACCGAACCTGCCAAACGGATTCTGGAAATTAATGCAGAAAATCCGGTGATCAACAAGATCAAAGGTATGTTCGAACAAAACCCCCATGATCCGCTGGTGGAAAGTTGCAGCCGACTGGTTTACGAACAGGCGGTGATTGCGGAAGGCAGTACGCTCAGCGATCCAGCCGGTTTTGCCCGCAGATTGAACCAGTTGATTGTGTTGATGGCCCCCACGGTGGGTGAAAACCAGGTGTAA
- a CDS encoding alkaline phosphatase family protein: MRNQTLLALGAVTTVTFFLLGGIDQAVRQNPKPPAEAAFRSLPTLPGLTEDGYILLSNQWRLRPAGKQLSMGNLPINLAVHPSGQYLAVLHGGMKEHEIIIVNLNPKKQQILSRVTLDQTFYGLTFSPDGRQLYASGGEFQVIHAFDFARGLLGNPREISIASEGSKHVPGGLAMDAKGLELFVCNTWGDSVFRIPVDNPENKVEISLVQKKEQAPAPKKGDPPSPPDGRKEPGAEKLPAKPTAITPENYPYACIVSADGKTLYVSLWASAQVAVIDLTTNTVQARWNTALHPTEMAIDSANNALYVACANSTQVSVLDLKTGASLQTIHCSLYPQSPSGNTPNSLTLLEGGLLLVANADANNLAMFNVEDPKKALSLGFIPTGWYPTSVRFNPKDNKIYVANGKGSSSKSNRHGPNPNQPLAKNLQEYIGTLFEGTLSIIDMHKPLEMAKYTKEAYKCSPLQKDFSPRAKDIPTDNPIPKTVGAPSPIKHVIYIIKENRTYDQVFGDMPEGNGDPTLCLFPEAITPNHHALARQFVLLDNFYVDGEVSADGHEWSMGAYATDFVEKVWPLTYRGSPTQRFGYPSEGALDKIARPAGGYLWDRAAAKNVTYRSYGEWIANGAKRKDGTFEDSTARVKALDGHFDPKFRGYDLDYPDVLRAERFITELKEFEQKGEYPQLTILRLPNDHTSGTRVGKPTPTAQVADNDLALGMVVEAVSKSKFWPETAIFVIEDDAQNGPDHVDAHRVVALAISPYTKKNYVDSTMYSTSSMLRTMELILGLDPMSQFDAAAMPMYHSFQAKPDVAPYKHLIPKTDLKATNEANAWGAKWSERANLEQEDAADDILFNEVIWKSVRGANSRMPAPVRAAFFRGKPEDDDDDDE; this comes from the coding sequence ATGAGAAATCAGACGCTTCTGGCGTTGGGTGCGGTGACAACAGTTACTTTTTTCCTGCTGGGTGGGATCGATCAGGCCGTGCGGCAGAATCCCAAGCCGCCCGCAGAAGCTGCCTTTCGCAGTTTGCCCACGCTGCCTGGATTAACAGAGGATGGGTACATTCTGCTCTCGAACCAGTGGCGTTTACGCCCCGCGGGTAAGCAGTTGTCGATGGGGAACCTGCCCATTAATCTTGCGGTTCATCCCAGTGGGCAGTATCTTGCCGTCTTGCACGGTGGGATGAAAGAACACGAAATCATCATTGTGAACCTGAATCCCAAGAAACAGCAGATTCTTTCCCGCGTGACTCTTGATCAGACATTTTACGGGCTGACCTTTTCGCCGGATGGTCGCCAGCTTTACGCCAGTGGGGGTGAATTTCAGGTCATTCACGCCTTCGATTTCGCTCGCGGCCTGCTGGGGAATCCCAGAGAAATCAGCATTGCTTCGGAAGGCAGTAAGCATGTCCCCGGTGGGTTAGCGATGGATGCCAAAGGGCTGGAACTGTTTGTCTGCAACACCTGGGGCGATTCGGTTTTTCGCATTCCGGTAGATAACCCCGAAAACAAAGTGGAAATTTCGCTGGTGCAGAAAAAAGAACAGGCACCTGCACCGAAAAAAGGCGATCCCCCCAGTCCGCCTGATGGTCGGAAAGAACCGGGTGCTGAAAAACTACCCGCAAAGCCTACCGCAATAACACCAGAAAACTATCCCTACGCTTGTATCGTATCTGCCGATGGCAAAACGCTTTACGTCAGTTTGTGGGCATCTGCTCAGGTGGCTGTCATCGATCTGACCACTAATACCGTGCAGGCTCGCTGGAATACGGCACTGCACCCCACGGAAATGGCGATCGATTCTGCCAACAATGCCCTGTACGTGGCATGTGCCAACAGCACGCAGGTCAGTGTGCTCGACCTGAAAACCGGTGCCAGTCTGCAAACGATCCATTGTTCGCTTTACCCACAATCGCCATCGGGTAACACGCCTAACAGCCTGACCCTGTTGGAAGGTGGGCTGCTGCTGGTGGCAAATGCCGATGCGAACAATCTGGCGATGTTCAATGTGGAAGACCCCAAAAAGGCACTCTCTTTAGGGTTTATTCCCACCGGCTGGTATCCCACTTCAGTGCGATTCAACCCAAAAGATAATAAGATTTATGTGGCGAACGGCAAAGGCAGCAGTTCAAAATCGAATCGTCATGGTCCGAACCCAAACCAGCCGCTGGCAAAAAATCTGCAGGAATATATCGGAACGTTGTTTGAAGGCACACTGAGCATTATTGATATGCACAAACCGCTGGAGATGGCAAAGTACACGAAGGAAGCCTACAAGTGCAGCCCACTGCAAAAGGATTTTTCCCCACGTGCGAAGGATATCCCGACAGATAATCCGATCCCAAAAACGGTGGGTGCTCCGTCGCCAATTAAACACGTCATTTACATTATCAAGGAAAACCGCACCTACGATCAGGTTTTTGGTGACATGCCGGAAGGAAATGGCGATCCTACGCTCTGTCTGTTTCCAGAAGCGATCACCCCGAACCACCATGCACTCGCAAGACAATTTGTCTTGTTGGACAATTTCTACGTCGATGGGGAAGTATCTGCAGATGGCCACGAATGGAGTATGGGTGCCTACGCCACCGACTTTGTGGAAAAAGTATGGCCGTTGACGTACCGTGGCAGCCCCACCCAACGCTTTGGTTATCCTTCGGAAGGTGCGTTGGATAAAATCGCCCGCCCCGCGGGTGGGTATCTGTGGGATCGGGCTGCAGCGAAAAATGTCACCTACCGTAGTTACGGTGAATGGATTGCCAACGGTGCCAAACGCAAAGATGGCACCTTCGAAGACAGCACCGCACGGGTAAAGGCCCTGGATGGTCACTTCGATCCCAAGTTCCGTGGGTACGATCTCGATTATCCGGATGTGCTGCGAGCTGAACGATTTATCACTGAATTAAAAGAATTTGAACAAAAAGGCGAATACCCACAATTGACCATTCTGCGACTGCCCAATGACCACACTTCTGGCACCCGCGTAGGCAAACCAACCCCCACAGCACAGGTGGCGGATAACGATCTGGCCCTGGGAATGGTGGTAGAAGCGGTCAGCAAATCGAAGTTCTGGCCAGAGACAGCCATTTTTGTGATTGAAGATGACGCCCAGAACGGCCCGGATCACGTGGATGCTCACCGGGTGGTGGCGTTGGCCATATCTCCTTACACGAAAAAGAATTACGTCGATTCCACGATGTATTCCACTTCGAGCATGTTACGCACGATGGAATTGATTCTGGGCCTGGATCCAATGAGCCAATTCGATGCAGCTGCGATGCCGATGTACCACTCGTTCCAGGCCAAGCCGGACGTGGCACCATATAAACACCTGATACCGAAAACCGACCTGAAAGCTACCAACGAAGCCAATGCGTGGGGGGCAAAATGGTCGGAACGTGCCAATCTGGAACAGGAAGACGCCGCCGATGATATCCTTTTCAATGAAGTGATCTGGAAATCGGTTCGTGGTGCCAATTCCCGCATGCCCGCACCCGTTCGAGCAGCATTCTTTCGTGGCAAGCCAGAAGATGACGATGACGATGATGAATAA
- a CDS encoding DUF5615 family PIN-like protein encodes MSIRLLIDMNLSLDWVAEFARHGIDSVHWSLVGDPGAEDVEIMTWALANGYIVFTHDLDFGTTLALTHAMGPSVLQVRGQSVLPEDIGPVVIAALNQYSSDLESGSLVVVDVKKSRIRVLPI; translated from the coding sequence ATGAGCATTCGGCTACTGATTGATATGAACTTATCATTGGATTGGGTTGCAGAATTTGCCCGTCATGGAATTGATTCTGTGCACTGGAGCCTGGTGGGTGACCCTGGCGCTGAAGATGTAGAGATTATGACGTGGGCTCTTGCAAACGGCTACATTGTTTTCACGCACGACTTGGATTTTGGCACCACTTTAGCTTTGACGCATGCAATGGGTCCGAGTGTCTTGCAGGTACGCGGTCAAAGTGTACTACCCGAAGACATTGGTCCAGTAGTGATAGCTGCGTTGAACCAGTACAGCAGTGATCTGGAATCTGGCTCGCTAGTCGTCGTTGATGTTAAAAAATCCAGAATTCGAGTACTACCTATCTGA
- a CDS encoding DUF433 domain-containing protein, with translation MQFERISHHPAVMGGKPCIRGLRVTVGTILGLLATGKSRERILEAYPYLQPEDIDATLAYAAWRLEEREEPLVVA, from the coding sequence ATGCAATTCGAAAGAATTTCGCATCATCCCGCAGTAATGGGCGGGAAACCATGTATCAGAGGATTGCGGGTTACCGTAGGAACCATTCTGGGCCTTTTAGCAACTGGAAAGTCACGAGAACGTATTCTCGAAGCATATCCATATCTGCAGCCCGAAGATATCGACGCCACGCTTGCCTACGCAGCATGGCGGTTAGAAGAGCGTGAAGAACCGTTGGTCGTTGCATGA
- a CDS encoding DUF1588 domain-containing protein translates to MKLTTFSGALLALVGLFSPIQAEEVYVPGQKIKKGYADFAQPFLKQFCTDCHDDLSRSGKLSLENLGPVDETNAAVWKSVWAQVALQEMPPRKSKNQPPIVQRLQFSDWIVEELKRAMQDKGGFQDHLDPNKGNFVDHNLLFGPLPKGIELQPTSSPTRLWRVTPLEHVTRLNELFNKEPAYDPKKPGLRAHGDAIPTNHGGELKLYFGIDRILSVQGGTVAYATAVKSVPSVLSNPRSLGLKNYPHLTSVNSAEATLILGLAEDILRYMIDGPLSIAEAYQITDNPKSIADKMKGDLRGLPTSIVYSTKVVRPLTPVYDFMQEDGVNDESLRKAVNFLFEALTFRPPTGHESDAYLNIAKQAITTLGKKNGTVVGLSAIFLDRDALFRPELARQGKPDTHGRVLLQDWELGLSVNHAFRYLKPDEKLREAIVSGNMRTRDDVKRELERMLADDSIRKPRVLQFFRDYFDYDRGGYICKDTRSLQQTGVNVGNHYRAMFDGTASTDRLVELILAEDKDVFRQMLTTNKVVVAPSERNYYGAMQNTPKQKAPPKGAKKGNNANGLALPELKGPEIFARVSRPTFGGGSLKPNRVLATAPEGQRLGILTHPTWLVSHSDAMDNHAIHRGKWVRERLLGGGIPDVPITVDAMLPDEPTTLRQRMRVTRENYCWTCHQKMDPLGLPFELFNHAGVFRTTELGKPVDTTGEIIASGDPKLDGKVANAFEMIQKIAASERAEQVFVRHAFRFWMGRNETLNDRIVLQDAYKAYKESGGSMKALLISLLTSDAFLYRKPAS, encoded by the coding sequence ATGAAATTGACCACCTTTTCAGGCGCACTCCTGGCTTTGGTGGGGCTTTTTTCTCCCATCCAGGCGGAAGAAGTGTATGTTCCTGGCCAGAAAATCAAGAAAGGGTACGCTGATTTTGCTCAACCATTTTTGAAACAGTTTTGTACGGATTGCCACGACGATCTTTCCCGCAGTGGGAAGCTATCGCTGGAAAATCTTGGGCCAGTGGATGAGACGAACGCAGCGGTCTGGAAATCGGTGTGGGCTCAGGTTGCTTTGCAGGAAATGCCCCCAAGGAAGAGCAAGAATCAGCCCCCGATCGTTCAGCGCCTGCAGTTTTCTGACTGGATTGTGGAAGAATTAAAACGTGCGATGCAGGACAAAGGTGGCTTTCAGGATCATCTCGATCCGAATAAGGGCAATTTTGTCGATCACAATCTGTTGTTTGGACCACTGCCAAAAGGAATCGAGCTGCAACCCACCTCCTCTCCGACACGCCTCTGGCGAGTTACCCCACTGGAACATGTGACGCGTCTGAACGAGTTGTTCAACAAAGAACCTGCTTACGATCCCAAAAAACCAGGGCTTCGAGCCCACGGTGATGCGATTCCCACCAACCACGGTGGGGAGTTAAAACTCTATTTTGGCATTGATCGCATCCTGTCGGTACAAGGTGGCACCGTGGCCTACGCAACCGCCGTGAAAAGTGTGCCCTCAGTGTTGTCAAATCCACGTTCCCTCGGGCTGAAAAATTACCCCCACCTGACTTCGGTGAACAGTGCCGAAGCCACCCTGATCCTGGGGCTTGCCGAAGATATTCTTCGCTACATGATTGATGGCCCACTGAGTATCGCAGAAGCCTACCAGATCACTGATAACCCGAAATCGATTGCAGACAAGATGAAGGGTGATCTGCGCGGGTTGCCCACCAGTATCGTTTACAGCACCAAAGTGGTGCGTCCGCTGACCCCAGTCTACGATTTCATGCAGGAAGACGGGGTTAATGATGAATCACTCCGGAAAGCGGTGAATTTTCTGTTCGAAGCACTGACGTTCCGCCCACCCACCGGACATGAATCCGATGCCTATTTGAATATTGCCAAACAGGCAATTACTACCCTCGGGAAGAAAAACGGTACCGTTGTGGGGCTGTCAGCTATTTTTCTCGACCGCGACGCGCTTTTTCGGCCAGAACTGGCTCGGCAGGGCAAACCGGATACCCACGGTCGGGTGCTGCTGCAGGATTGGGAACTTGGCCTGTCGGTCAACCATGCATTCCGCTACCTGAAACCAGACGAAAAGCTTCGGGAAGCCATCGTTTCCGGTAACATGCGAACCAGAGATGATGTGAAACGGGAACTGGAACGGATGCTGGCCGATGACAGTATCCGCAAGCCACGGGTGCTGCAGTTTTTCCGCGATTACTTCGACTACGACCGTGGTGGCTATATCTGCAAAGACACCAGATCACTGCAACAAACGGGCGTCAATGTCGGCAACCACTATCGGGCGATGTTTGATGGTACTGCCAGCACGGACCGCCTAGTGGAATTGATTCTGGCAGAAGATAAAGATGTTTTCAGACAAATGTTAACGACCAATAAAGTGGTTGTCGCTCCTTCAGAGCGAAATTACTACGGTGCCATGCAGAATACACCGAAACAAAAGGCTCCGCCCAAAGGTGCCAAAAAAGGAAATAATGCGAATGGCCTGGCTCTCCCGGAATTGAAAGGGCCGGAAATATTTGCCCGTGTCAGCAGACCTACTTTCGGTGGGGGATCGCTGAAACCAAATCGGGTGCTGGCGACAGCACCTGAGGGACAACGCCTGGGCATTCTCACCCACCCCACCTGGCTGGTTTCTCATTCTGATGCAATGGACAACCACGCCATTCACCGTGGTAAGTGGGTGCGTGAACGGCTACTGGGTGGTGGTATCCCCGATGTCCCGATTACCGTGGATGCAATGCTGCCTGATGAACCCACAACGCTGAGACAGCGGATGCGGGTCACCAGAGAAAATTACTGCTGGACCTGCCACCAGAAAATGGACCCACTTGGCCTGCCATTTGAGCTTTTCAACCACGCTGGGGTGTTCCGAACCACAGAATTGGGTAAACCAGTTGATACGACGGGTGAGATCATTGCTTCTGGCGACCCCAAACTGGACGGGAAGGTAGCAAATGCATTCGAAATGATCCAGAAAATCGCCGCAAGTGAACGAGCCGAACAGGTGTTTGTGCGTCATGCGTTCCGCTTCTGGATGGGCCGAAACGAAACCTTAAACGATCGAATTGTGCTGCAGGACGCCTACAAAGCCTACAAGGAAAGTGGGGGCAGCATGAAAGCACTGCTCATTTCTCTCCTCACTTCCGATGCCTTTCTCTATCGAAAACCAGCAAGCTAA